The Shewanella mangrovisoli genome has a window encoding:
- a CDS encoding UDP-2,3-diacylglucosamine diphosphatase: MRTLFIGDLHLSADRLDITQAFNRFLDTELDDADALYILGDLFEVWVGDDLAAPFALELARKLKQVSQRLPIYFIHGNRDFMLGKQFADAAGMQMLPEVTCLDLYGVNTVILHGDSLCTLDKAYQRFRKLRNFAFARWLYSCLPKKKRQAIANKIRSNSQSSNQQKSYVIMDVEPSAVDALFAQSHCKQMIHGHTHRPAIHNLTHGCKRIVVGDWYEQGSVLVVSADGVELKSLPFDAS; encoded by the coding sequence ATGCGGACCTTATTTATTGGCGATCTGCACTTAAGTGCCGATCGCCTCGATATCACCCAAGCCTTTAATCGTTTCCTCGATACAGAACTTGATGATGCCGATGCCCTCTATATTCTGGGGGATTTATTTGAGGTATGGGTCGGCGACGATTTAGCCGCGCCTTTTGCTCTCGAATTAGCGCGCAAGCTCAAGCAAGTTTCCCAAAGATTGCCCATCTACTTTATTCACGGTAATCGTGACTTTATGTTAGGCAAACAATTTGCCGATGCTGCGGGCATGCAAATGTTGCCCGAAGTCACTTGTTTAGATCTCTATGGTGTGAATACGGTTATCTTACATGGCGATAGCTTGTGCACCTTAGATAAAGCCTATCAACGCTTTCGCAAATTACGCAATTTTGCCTTCGCCCGTTGGCTTTATAGCTGTTTGCCGAAGAAAAAACGTCAAGCGATTGCCAATAAGATCCGTAGCAATAGTCAGAGCAGCAATCAACAAAAAAGCTATGTCATCATGGATGTGGAACCGAGTGCGGTGGATGCGTTATTTGCCCAGAGCCACTGCAAACAGATGATCCACGGTCATACCCACAGACCCGCCATCCACAACTTAACTCATGGCTGTAAACGTATTGTGGTCGGTGATTGGTACGAGCAAGGCAGTGTGTTGGTGGTCAGCGCCGACGGCGTGGAGTTAAAAAGCCTGCCCTTCGACGCCAGCTAA
- the miaE gene encoding tRNA isopentenyl-2-thiomethyl-A-37 hydroxylase MiaE, producing the protein MQQLLAPVHAFLRCETPQTWIDMARASPSLDELLIDHCNCELKAAQTAMFLLRRYALDKDSGQSLLAWAKPYEEFVYHKDRDIEQFLARDVKKNELVANLQPNQHFAFAQDLIPPLIRLIKEEFHHFEQVLELMHARHIPYRNIRAGRYAKGMMSHVTTHEKDILRDKLIVGAYIEARSCERFAKLAPYLDAELSKFYVSLLRSEARHFEDYLKLAQLVSTEDITERVAYFGEREAELIMAPDDEFHFHSGQPLVPSGNINSGLNHIQV; encoded by the coding sequence ATGCAGCAATTACTGGCACCTGTTCATGCGTTTCTTCGTTGTGAAACGCCGCAAACTTGGATTGATATGGCAAGAGCCTCTCCCTCGTTAGATGAACTCTTAATCGACCATTGTAATTGTGAGCTAAAAGCGGCGCAGACTGCGATGTTCTTGTTGAGGCGATACGCCTTGGATAAAGACAGCGGGCAATCGCTATTGGCGTGGGCAAAACCCTATGAGGAATTTGTTTATCACAAGGATCGCGATATCGAGCAGTTTTTGGCTCGCGATGTCAAAAAGAACGAGCTGGTTGCCAATCTACAGCCGAATCAACATTTTGCCTTTGCTCAGGATCTTATCCCGCCACTGATCCGGTTGATAAAAGAAGAATTCCATCATTTTGAGCAAGTGCTGGAGCTGATGCACGCACGGCATATTCCGTATCGCAATATTCGTGCGGGACGTTACGCAAAGGGCATGATGAGCCATGTGACCACCCATGAGAAGGATATTCTGCGAGATAAGTTGATTGTGGGTGCGTATATTGAGGCGCGCTCTTGTGAGCGCTTTGCCAAATTAGCGCCTTACTTGGATGCGGAGTTAAGTAAGTTTTATGTGTCCTTACTGCGCTCTGAGGCGCGTCATTTTGAGGATTATCTTAAGCTGGCGCAGCTGGTTTCAACGGAAGATATTACCGAGCGGGTCGCTTATTTTGGCGAGAGGGAAGCCGAATTGATTATGGCGCCCGATGACGAGTTTCATTTCCACAGTGGTCAACCCTTAGTGCCTAGTGGAAATATAAATAGTGGCCTCAACCATATTCAGGTATGA
- a CDS encoding Yip1 family protein, with the protein MILNHLMGLYTHPKQEWHAIEKNHEALKSSLSHVILIALIPAVCSFIATAYIGWNPGSGDPIYLTPQSAMFMSVGMYFGLIVGVFALAYLAYWMAKTFDAQPTFTQALELASYTATPLFMVGLAALYPVLWFIMIVGLVGLAYSVYLLYAGVPIIMNIPEEKGFIYASSMVTAGLVLLVGLMATSVILWSIGFGPMYQ; encoded by the coding sequence ATGATACTGAATCACTTAATGGGGTTATACACTCATCCAAAACAAGAGTGGCACGCGATTGAGAAGAATCACGAGGCACTCAAAAGTAGTTTAAGTCACGTTATTCTCATCGCACTCATTCCGGCTGTCTGTAGCTTTATCGCCACCGCATATATTGGTTGGAATCCGGGTTCGGGTGATCCGATTTATCTCACACCACAAAGCGCCATGTTTATGTCTGTGGGAATGTACTTTGGTCTGATTGTGGGCGTCTTTGCCCTCGCCTATTTAGCCTACTGGATGGCAAAAACCTTCGATGCCCAGCCAACTTTCACCCAAGCATTAGAACTTGCATCCTACACTGCAACACCGCTGTTTATGGTCGGTCTGGCAGCCCTCTACCCGGTACTCTGGTTTATTATGATTGTTGGGTTGGTTGGCTTAGCCTACTCGGTTTATCTGCTGTACGCAGGTGTGCCCATCATTATGAATATCCCTGAAGAGAAAGGCTTTATTTACGCCAGCTCTATGGTCACCGCCGGTTTAGTGCTCTTGGTCGGTTTAATGGCCACCAGCGTTATCCTCTGGAGCATTGGCTTTGGTCCTATGTACCAATAA
- the glnS gene encoding glutamine--tRNA ligase, which produces MSHVDTEVRPSNFIRNIIDEDLKSGKHTSVQTRFPPEPNGYLHIGHAKSICLNFGIARDYQGLCNLRFDDTNPEKEDIDYVNSIQADVRWLGFQWDGEVRYSSNYFDQLHQYAVELINKGLAYVCFLNADETREYRGTLKEPGKNSPYRDTSVEENLQLFEKMRKGEFKEGECALRAKIDMASPFMCMRDPVIYRIRFAHHHQTGDKWCIYPMYDFTHCISDALEHITHSLCTLEFQDNRRLYDWVLDNLDDFQAPNRTRQYEFSRLNLEYTLMSKRKLNDLVTRKLVSGWDDPRMPTIAGLRRRGYTPASIREFCQRIGITKQENMIEAAMLDACIREELNEHAPRAMAVLRPLKVVIENYPEGQIETIQAASHPSDESMGTRELAFGRELYIDVADFREEANKQYKRLVMGKEVRLRNAYVIKAERCDKDSEGNITTVYCSYDADTLGKNPADGRKIKGVIHWVEATTAKPAEFRLYQRLFTDPNPAAAETVDEVLNPNSLEVVNGLVEASLANAPVEKAYQFEREGYFCADNKDSSAEHLVFNLTVALRDSFE; this is translated from the coding sequence ATGAGTCATGTGGACACTGAAGTACGTCCGAGTAACTTTATCCGTAATATCATTGATGAGGATCTGAAAAGCGGTAAGCACACCAGTGTGCAGACGCGTTTTCCTCCCGAGCCAAATGGTTATCTGCATATTGGTCATGCTAAGTCTATCTGTTTGAACTTCGGCATTGCGCGCGATTACCAGGGCCTTTGTAATTTACGTTTTGATGATACCAATCCTGAAAAAGAAGACATTGATTATGTTAATTCTATTCAGGCGGATGTGCGTTGGTTGGGATTCCAGTGGGATGGTGAAGTCCGTTATTCCTCTAACTATTTCGACCAATTACACCAATACGCGGTTGAGTTGATCAACAAGGGCTTAGCTTATGTGTGTTTCCTCAATGCCGATGAAACCCGCGAATACCGTGGTACCTTAAAAGAGCCGGGTAAAAACAGCCCGTACCGTGACACTTCCGTTGAAGAAAACCTGCAATTATTTGAAAAAATGCGTAAGGGTGAATTCAAAGAAGGTGAGTGTGCATTGCGTGCCAAAATCGACATGGCATCGCCTTTCATGTGTATGCGCGATCCGGTGATTTACCGTATTCGTTTTGCTCACCATCATCAAACAGGTGACAAGTGGTGCATTTATCCAATGTACGACTTCACTCACTGTATTTCCGATGCGCTGGAGCACATTACTCACTCGTTATGTACGCTTGAGTTCCAAGACAACCGTCGTCTTTACGATTGGGTTCTCGACAATTTAGATGATTTCCAAGCGCCCAACCGTACTCGTCAGTACGAGTTTTCTCGCTTAAATCTTGAATATACGCTGATGTCTAAGCGTAAATTAAATGACTTAGTGACGCGTAAGTTAGTCTCTGGATGGGATGACCCACGTATGCCAACAATTGCTGGCCTGCGTCGTCGTGGTTATACCCCAGCGTCTATCCGCGAGTTTTGCCAACGTATTGGTATCACTAAGCAAGAAAACATGATTGAAGCGGCAATGCTCGATGCCTGCATCCGTGAAGAGCTTAACGAGCATGCGCCACGTGCGATGGCCGTACTGCGTCCATTAAAAGTCGTGATTGAGAACTACCCAGAAGGTCAAATCGAGACGATTCAAGCTGCTTCTCACCCAAGCGATGAAAGCATGGGTACACGCGAACTTGCCTTTGGCCGCGAACTGTATATCGATGTGGCGGATTTCAGAGAAGAAGCCAATAAGCAGTACAAGCGTCTAGTGATGGGCAAAGAAGTGCGCCTACGTAATGCTTATGTGATTAAGGCTGAGCGTTGTGACAAAGACAGCGAAGGCAATATCACCACGGTTTACTGCAGCTACGATGCGGATACCTTGGGTAAAAACCCTGCCGATGGTCGCAAGATAAAAGGCGTAATCCATTGGGTTGAAGCCACTACGGCCAAACCAGCTGAATTCCGTTTATACCAACGCTTGTTCACGGATCCAAATCCTGCAGCAGCAGAGACAGTGGATGAAGTGCTTAACCCTAATTCACTTGAAGTGGTTAATGGTTTAGTTGAAGCAAGCCTTGCTAATGCGCCAGTGGAAAAAGCATACCAGTTTGAGCGTGAAGGTTATTTCTGTGCTGACAATAAAGACTCGTCAGCTGAGCATTTAGTCTTTAACCTAACAGTTGCACTGCGTGACTCGTTTGAATAG
- the feoB gene encoding Fe(2+) transporter permease subunit FeoB, whose translation MTKQFHCVTVGNPNAGKSTLFNALTGANQQVGNWSGVTVEKKTGHFTLNGADVYLTDLPGIYDLLPAGNSCDCSLDEQIAQQYLAEQRVDGIINLVDATNIERHLYLTAQLRELSIPMVVVLNKIDAAIKRGIRVDLKKMSQELGCPVIGVCSRDPADVAKVQAQVLDLLQGRVSEAPLILDYDEQIEAGVQLLCSKDPNLSRGRALAMLGNGSGCGSCKNAELQDEVNTCTQQIAQQGHDIEVLVATTRFNFVERVFQGSVKADGFLTLSDKLDKLVLHPVLGIPVFLFVMYLMFMFSINIGSAFIDFFDVFVGALLVDHFGALLGNIGAPAWLVTILAGGVGQGIQTVSTFIPVIAALFLGLSILESSGYMARAAFVVDGLMRRIGLPGKAFVPMIVGFGCSVPAIMATRTLGSERERIVTGMMAPFMSCGARLPVYALFAAAFFPDSGQNLVFLLYVIGIFAAIGTGLLLRSTLLPGTSSAVVMELPSYELPKFKAVMVRTGKRTKSFILGAGKTIVLVVTLLNFINAIGVDGTFGHEDSQASLLSVASQKVTPIFAPMGIEQDNWPATVGIITGIFAKEAVVGTLNSLYTNAAHDDGELTPLADSFSEALATIPANLFGLDLEDPLKLSVGDVSSTDVAAEAQGVATSTFSALQSGFTTKVAAFAYLLFILLYTPCVAAMGALVNEFGTRWATFAATWTFSLAYGSATIAYQAATFSVHPLQSSLWIGFFLVALVVFYLWLKRKGRRTQQIIPGVRIITE comes from the coding sequence ATGACTAAGCAGTTTCATTGCGTCACTGTTGGTAACCCAAACGCGGGAAAATCAACACTCTTTAACGCGCTAACGGGCGCGAATCAACAAGTAGGCAACTGGTCCGGTGTGACCGTCGAGAAAAAAACCGGTCATTTTACCCTTAATGGCGCCGATGTTTACTTAACCGACTTACCCGGCATTTACGATTTACTCCCTGCGGGTAACAGTTGTGATTGTTCCCTCGATGAGCAGATTGCTCAGCAGTACCTCGCCGAACAACGTGTCGATGGCATCATCAACTTAGTCGATGCGACCAATATCGAGCGTCACCTCTATTTGACGGCACAGCTTCGCGAGCTGTCTATTCCTATGGTGGTGGTATTGAATAAAATCGATGCTGCCATCAAGCGTGGGATCCGTGTTGATTTAAAGAAAATGAGCCAAGAGTTAGGTTGCCCTGTGATTGGCGTGTGTTCTCGCGACCCTGCCGATGTGGCCAAAGTGCAAGCGCAGGTATTGGACTTACTCCAAGGCCGCGTATCAGAAGCACCTTTAATACTCGATTACGACGAACAAATTGAAGCGGGCGTGCAACTCCTTTGCAGTAAAGATCCCAACTTAAGCCGTGGTCGCGCCTTGGCGATGTTAGGTAATGGTTCTGGTTGTGGCAGTTGTAAAAATGCTGAACTGCAGGATGAAGTGAATACTTGCACCCAGCAAATTGCGCAGCAAGGGCATGATATCGAAGTACTGGTCGCAACGACACGTTTTAACTTTGTCGAGCGTGTATTCCAAGGTTCAGTGAAAGCAGATGGCTTCCTAACACTGAGCGATAAACTTGATAAATTAGTCTTACATCCCGTACTTGGCATTCCGGTGTTCTTATTTGTCATGTATCTGATGTTTATGTTCAGCATCAACATTGGCAGTGCATTTATCGATTTCTTCGATGTGTTTGTCGGTGCTTTACTGGTCGATCATTTTGGCGCATTGCTTGGTAATATCGGCGCACCGGCATGGCTTGTGACGATTCTCGCGGGTGGTGTCGGTCAAGGTATTCAAACCGTATCAACCTTTATTCCGGTTATCGCAGCGCTATTCCTCGGTTTATCCATTCTTGAAAGCTCAGGCTATATGGCCCGCGCCGCCTTCGTGGTGGATGGCTTAATGCGCCGTATTGGCTTGCCGGGCAAAGCCTTCGTGCCCATGATTGTGGGCTTTGGGTGTTCGGTGCCAGCCATTATGGCGACTCGTACCTTAGGCAGTGAGCGTGAGCGTATCGTGACAGGTATGATGGCTCCCTTTATGTCCTGCGGTGCGCGTCTACCTGTGTATGCGCTATTTGCGGCGGCCTTCTTCCCTGATTCTGGTCAAAACCTAGTGTTTTTACTGTATGTGATTGGGATTTTTGCGGCGATTGGTACTGGATTATTACTGCGCAGCACCTTATTACCCGGTACCAGCAGTGCGGTGGTGATGGAGCTGCCAAGCTATGAACTGCCTAAATTTAAAGCCGTGATGGTGCGAACTGGTAAGCGGACTAAGAGCTTTATCTTAGGTGCGGGTAAAACTATCGTACTTGTAGTGACACTGCTGAACTTTATCAATGCGATTGGGGTTGATGGCACTTTTGGCCATGAAGATAGCCAAGCGTCACTCTTAAGTGTGGCGAGCCAAAAAGTCACCCCTATCTTTGCCCCTATGGGGATTGAGCAAGATAACTGGCCTGCGACTGTGGGTATTATCACGGGGATTTTCGCTAAAGAAGCGGTAGTCGGCACACTCAACAGCTTGTATACCAATGCAGCCCATGACGATGGCGAATTAACACCATTGGCTGATAGTTTCAGCGAAGCATTGGCGACGATTCCTGCTAACTTATTCGGTTTGGATTTAGAAGATCCGCTTAAGTTATCTGTGGGTGATGTCTCGAGTACCGATGTTGCCGCAGAGGCGCAAGGTGTCGCAACATCAACCTTTAGTGCCTTGCAGTCAGGCTTTACCACTAAGGTCGCGGCGTTTGCTTATCTGCTGTTTATCTTACTCTATACACCCTGTGTCGCCGCGATGGGCGCCTTAGTGAATGAGTTTGGTACTCGCTGGGCAACCTTTGCTGCCACTTGGACATTCTCACTGGCCTACGGCAGTGCAACCATTGCTTACCAAGCGGCGACCTTTAGTGTGCATCCACTGCAATCGAGTCTGTGGATTGGTTTCTTCCTCGTGGCGCTCGTGGTGTTCTACCTGTGGCTCAAACGTAAGGGCCGTAGAACCCAACAGATCATTCCAGGCGTTAGGATCATTACCGAGTAA
- a CDS encoding FeoA family protein, translating into MKLSELSPGDRGIISEIGRLDLPQTVKRKLLSMGITPNTRFSLIRRAPMGSGLELDIRGSKLCMRRDLADIIEVEKAND; encoded by the coding sequence ATGAAGTTAAGCGAACTCAGTCCCGGTGACCGTGGCATTATTTCTGAAATCGGGCGATTAGATCTGCCGCAGACAGTGAAGCGTAAATTATTATCCATGGGTATCACCCCAAATACACGATTTTCGTTGATCCGCAGAGCGCCAATGGGCTCTGGTTTAGAGTTGGATATTCGTGGCAGTAAGCTTTGTATGCGCAGAGATCTGGCAGACATCATAGAGGTGGAAAAGGCGAATGACTAA
- a CDS encoding DmsE family decaheme c-type cytochrome has product MNMDIGLKFKSITQVMLAVMLSILSLSTLATPWDDKPPEEVVATLDKKFAEGKYSAKGADTCLMCHKKSATVMAIFDGVHGNPNIKDSPMADLQCEACHGPLGNHNKGGKEPMITFGQNSPVPAQKQNSVCMSCHNDDQRIAWKGNHHDNADIPCSSCHQVHVAKDPISDKANEVAICTQCHTQQKADMHKRSSHPLQWQQMVCSDCHNPHGSLNDASLKQMSVNENCYSCHAEKRGPKLWEHAPVTDNCANCHNPHGSVNESMLISKPPQLCQQCHASDGHSSNAYFGNQTNAFTSGNSCMNCHGQVHGSNHPSGKLLQR; this is encoded by the coding sequence ATGAACATGGATATTGGGTTAAAGTTCAAAAGCATAACTCAGGTTATGCTTGCTGTGATGTTATCGATACTCAGCCTTTCAACGTTAGCGACACCTTGGGATGACAAGCCCCCTGAGGAGGTCGTCGCGACTTTGGACAAAAAATTTGCCGAAGGTAAGTACTCGGCTAAAGGGGCTGACACTTGCCTGATGTGCCATAAGAAAAGTGCCACTGTAATGGCTATTTTTGATGGCGTACATGGTAATCCCAATATCAAAGATTCCCCCATGGCCGACTTACAGTGTGAGGCTTGCCACGGCCCGCTCGGTAATCATAATAAGGGCGGCAAAGAGCCGATGATCACCTTCGGCCAGAATTCCCCCGTTCCCGCGCAAAAACAAAACAGTGTCTGCATGAGTTGCCATAACGACGATCAACGCATCGCGTGGAAAGGCAATCACCATGATAATGCCGATATCCCCTGCAGTAGTTGCCACCAAGTACACGTAGCAAAAGACCCTATCAGCGACAAAGCCAACGAAGTGGCGATTTGTACTCAATGCCATACCCAGCAAAAAGCGGATATGCACAAACGTTCATCCCATCCACTGCAATGGCAACAAATGGTCTGTAGCGATTGCCACAATCCCCATGGCAGTTTAAATGATGCCAGTCTCAAACAAATGAGCGTCAACGAAAACTGTTACAGCTGCCACGCAGAAAAACGCGGTCCTAAATTGTGGGAACATGCGCCAGTCACCGATAATTGCGCGAACTGCCATAACCCCCACGGCAGCGTCAACGAATCCATGCTCATTAGCAAACCGCCACAGTTATGCCAACAGTGCCACGCCTCCGATGGCCACAGCAGTAATGCTTACTTTGGTAATCAAACCAACGCCTTCACCTCGGGTAATTCCTGTATGAATTGCCATGGACAAGTGCATGGTTCAAACCATCCATCCGGCAAGTTACTCCAGAGATAA
- a CDS encoding MtrB/PioB family decaheme-associated outer membrane protein codes for MQIMNISTPKACFSLTLLAWAISGVLNTAHAEGYEIQKANRSGIKSEAWSCKQCQTKTGRQGNVSATLAYNDGEDSRFGNRTGTDKDGLVGAVGADMQYQAESGYQTRLEADKLGFDTGSAQLTTGQPGHYQIQLGYKGLANYQYNQLKSPYLTDNDKMLLPENWVEGATTQSMPLLQSSLIEQDLSITRDRFNLGGYYAGHISSSSRYKASVNYQHENRSGAKKTSANILTNSVMLAQPIDDSTDEIDARVYFGGAGWQAGINSQISQYKNDHQALLWQSAYTPTFGAAYFGQNAVDPDNKAYRIAAEASGGQNGHNILMHAGISKMSQDEAFLPATINGPSPVLPTDNLDAQVDILDMVLKYSGRITQDLSVQASYNYQDRENKTAQLDFPQVATDSFHQGAEQNRLYDKRSKQFDLKGKYRLTPSVYAEAGYSRDEVIYSELDRQSVDESGLFAKLSYRYSPAWSAWLKGEALDRNGSEYDPVTSTQSPSNPWLRKSYLADRKRQKITLHTDYQSDIGLSVGASLHSIDDDYDHTLVGLTQVSYLGYDVSAQYLISDNLSVNAYLNQDWRDSDQAGSNRFSTPDWYSTSEEKSTLIGAGIAYQNLLDNRLDLGLDYSYSDGQSDTEVTYGINSPYGDYYSRKHNINAYAKYKLADSMSLRFDWLFEKYQDANWQNQNTTWDTVPNVLSFGDISHDYNAHYLGLTLSYQM; via the coding sequence ATGCAAATAATGAACATATCGACTCCTAAAGCTTGTTTCTCACTCACATTACTGGCTTGGGCTATTAGTGGCGTCCTCAACACGGCCCATGCTGAAGGATATGAAATCCAAAAAGCGAATCGTAGTGGCATAAAAAGTGAGGCTTGGAGCTGTAAGCAATGCCAGACCAAGACGGGGCGCCAAGGCAACGTCAGCGCCACGCTCGCCTACAATGACGGCGAAGACAGCCGTTTTGGTAATCGAACTGGCACGGATAAGGATGGCTTGGTCGGTGCCGTGGGCGCCGATATGCAATACCAAGCTGAGAGTGGTTACCAAACTAGGCTTGAGGCCGATAAACTGGGATTTGACACGGGTTCTGCCCAGCTCACCACAGGTCAACCCGGGCACTATCAAATCCAATTGGGTTATAAAGGGCTCGCAAATTACCAATACAATCAGCTAAAAAGCCCTTATCTCACCGATAACGATAAAATGCTCTTGCCTGAAAATTGGGTAGAGGGAGCAACGACCCAATCCATGCCGTTACTGCAATCGAGTTTAATCGAGCAGGACTTAAGCATTACGCGGGATAGATTCAACCTCGGCGGTTATTATGCTGGCCATATCTCATCGAGCAGTCGCTACAAAGCCTCGGTAAACTACCAGCATGAAAACCGCAGCGGCGCGAAAAAGACCAGCGCAAATATTCTCACTAACAGTGTGATGTTGGCGCAGCCAATCGATGACAGCACAGATGAAATCGATGCCAGAGTCTATTTTGGCGGCGCAGGCTGGCAAGCGGGCATAAACAGCCAGATAAGCCAATACAAGAATGACCATCAGGCGCTGCTATGGCAATCGGCCTATACGCCCACCTTTGGTGCAGCCTACTTTGGGCAAAATGCTGTTGACCCAGATAACAAGGCCTATCGGATCGCCGCCGAGGCCAGTGGTGGCCAAAATGGCCATAACATCCTAATGCACGCGGGTATCAGCAAAATGTCGCAGGATGAAGCTTTTCTTCCTGCTACCATTAATGGCCCCTCCCCTGTACTGCCAACCGATAATCTGGATGCCCAAGTGGACATCCTAGATATGGTGCTTAAGTATTCAGGCCGCATCACACAGGATTTGAGTGTTCAAGCCAGTTATAACTATCAAGACAGGGAAAACAAGACGGCTCAACTGGATTTCCCACAGGTCGCGACCGACAGTTTTCATCAAGGTGCAGAACAAAACCGCCTCTACGATAAACGCAGCAAACAATTCGACCTTAAAGGCAAATACCGCTTAACCCCGTCAGTCTATGCTGAAGCGGGATATAGCCGTGATGAAGTTATCTATTCTGAACTAGACAGGCAATCCGTTGACGAATCGGGGCTGTTTGCCAAACTTAGCTACCGTTATTCACCTGCTTGGTCTGCTTGGTTAAAGGGAGAAGCATTAGACCGCAATGGCAGTGAATACGATCCAGTGACCAGCACCCAAAGTCCGAGCAACCCTTGGTTGCGCAAATCCTACCTCGCGGACAGGAAACGTCAAAAAATCACCCTACACACAGATTATCAAAGTGATATCGGCTTATCTGTGGGAGCGAGTTTACACAGCATCGACGATGACTATGACCACACATTAGTCGGACTCACCCAAGTCTCTTACCTTGGCTATGACGTTTCAGCACAGTATTTGATTAGCGATAATTTAAGTGTCAACGCATATCTCAACCAAGACTGGCGCGATTCCGATCAGGCTGGAAGCAATCGTTTCTCAACCCCAGATTGGTACAGCACATCTGAAGAGAAATCGACCCTGATTGGAGCGGGTATCGCCTATCAAAACCTGTTGGATAATCGTTTAGATCTGGGCTTGGACTACAGCTACTCCGACGGCCAAAGCGACACCGAAGTCACCTACGGTATCAACAGTCCCTACGGTGACTATTACAGCCGCAAGCACAATATTAATGCCTATGCCAAATATAAGCTGGCCGACAGTATGTCGTTACGCTTCGATTGGTTGTTCGAGAAATATCAAGATGCAAACTGGCAAAACCAGAACACCACTTGGGACACAGTCCCCAATGTGCTCAGTTTTGGCGACATCAGCCACGACTACAATGCTCATTACTTAGGTTTGACCTTAAGCTACCAAATGTAA